A window of Bacillota bacterium genomic DNA:
CTGAATCCCCGGATGAGTGTGGGGGAGATAGTAGGGGAGCCGCTGCAGATCCACGGGTTGGCCCGAGGCCGGGAGAAGGACAAGCGGGTCATAGAACTGCTCGAAGTGGTAGGACTGGATTCGAGCCACGCGAGGCGGTATCTTCACGAGTTCTCGGGCGGGCAAAGACAGAGGATCGGAGTGGCCAGGGCCCTGGCACTCAACCCGAAGTTGATTATTTGCGATGAGCCTGTATCGGCGCTGGACGTGTCCATCCAGGCGCAGGTGATCAACCTTCTGCAGAATCTCCAGCGGGAGTTTGGATTGACATACGTGTTCATCGCCCACGATCTCTCGGTGGTGAAGCACATATCTGACAGGGTGGCTGTGATGCACCTGGGCAAGATCGTGGAACTGGCGGGCAAGGACGAACTATATGAGAGGCCCCAGCACCCGTACACAGAGGCCCTGCTCTCGGCGATTCCTGTGCCCGATCCGAAGCTTCAGCGAAAGCGCATACTCCTGGAAGGCGATGTTCCGAGCCCAATCAACCCGCCGCCCGGGTGCAGATTCCACACCAGGTGCAGGTATGTGCAGGACATCTGCAAGCGTGAGGAGCCTTCCTTCATTGATCTCGGCCAAGGCCACTACTGCGCGTGCCACATCCGCAAGGAGCTGCCCGCGAGCCGTTGACCGGAGACCAGGCCGGCCGGCGTGAGGTCGTACCTTGGAGCTTGGGGCACGTGATGGTTGCCCTCAGCTTATGCGAAGAGATGTTACGCCCTTTGTCTGAGCATTTCCCCCGTGCCCGGGGGCTGCCGGATCTGAGCTCCTGTCCTGCTCAAGCCTATTGTGATGTCGCTCGCGGCAACTGGCGCAAAGGCTGGTTAGGCTTGCAGGATCCAGCCGTGCGTTCCACGCCGTCTTGGCCGGTTATGTGACGTGGATCATGTTGGCCAGCGCAACGCAACCGTCTTTCGGACACGTCTAACAGAGTCCGCGGTCGTGGGCGAGCGCGGCTAGTCTTACAGCCTACTACGGCGCGCTGCTGCAGAATTCGGCAGCCCCGCCCGGTCCCAGACATGACTATTGTGGTCCCGCTATTTGACAGCCCTCTCTTGGCGTTCCAAGTCAGAGTGCTTCGAACTACGCATTTCGCCCGGCAGGTTCGGGCATCTGGGTGCACGGCATGGCCGCCACGGTCACTCAGGCATCGGTTATCAGCTTCCAGTGCCGCGAGAGGCACCCGGAGCTGTCCAATTGGGCTACCGGTATAAGCGATAAACTCGTCCTCGGCCAGAGCCTGCGGTCTCTTCACCTTTCCCTACCGGTCATAGGCATGGCGCTAGCACGTAGACTC
This region includes:
- a CDS encoding ATP-binding cassette domain-containing protein codes for the protein LRLEEPTSGKISFEGRDILALPRAKMREVRRDMQIVFQDPYASLNPRMSVGEIVGEPLQIHGLARGREKDKRVIELLEVVGLDSSHARRYLHEFSGGQRQRIGVARALALNPKLIICDEPVSALDVSIQAQVINLLQNLQREFGLTYVFIAHDLSVVKHISDRVAVMHLGKIVELAGKDELYERPQHPYTEALLSAIPVPDPKLQRKRILLEGDVPSPINPPPGCRFHTRCRYVQDICKREEPSFIDLGQGHYCACHIRKELPASR